In a single window of the Hyalangium gracile genome:
- a CDS encoding carotenoid 1,2-hydratase yields the protein MSLLPPLPSLPSESGAYRWFYADVTAGDLSAVFIFMVGSLFSPRYSVAARRGGLPREHCAVNFALYHRGLRRRWVLSEYPVMEQESPYRLRIGRSTLSYEGEVVRMEVDERTAPWGRPVKARLVLEPMTPLGDEVQLVAGLPHWWQPMAPRARAWLTVDTEGLELEGLGYHDTNHGQEQLGARLSGWHWSRTHGARDTVVDYVLPDGSAPVQVIAGPQGVQCRRGSGTLALETRRTGWGLRVPKRLLSSAPVESEPRLLESSPFYARVEARQGGLDTLGEVADFRRFHSPLIRWMAHFRTRKEGRP from the coding sequence ATGAGCCTGCTGCCGCCGCTGCCGTCGCTGCCCTCCGAGTCGGGGGCCTACCGCTGGTTCTACGCGGACGTCACCGCGGGCGACTTGAGCGCCGTCTTCATCTTCATGGTGGGCTCGCTCTTCTCTCCGCGCTACTCGGTGGCGGCGCGGCGCGGAGGGCTGCCGCGCGAGCACTGCGCGGTGAACTTCGCGCTCTACCACCGGGGCCTGCGGCGACGGTGGGTGCTGTCCGAGTACCCGGTGATGGAGCAGGAGTCCCCGTACCGGCTGCGCATCGGCCGCTCCACGCTGAGCTACGAGGGCGAGGTGGTGCGCATGGAGGTGGATGAGCGCACGGCGCCGTGGGGCCGCCCGGTGAAGGCCCGGCTCGTGCTGGAGCCGATGACGCCGCTGGGGGACGAGGTGCAGCTCGTGGCGGGCCTGCCGCACTGGTGGCAGCCCATGGCGCCCCGCGCCCGCGCGTGGCTCACGGTGGACACCGAGGGCCTCGAGCTGGAGGGGTTGGGCTACCACGACACGAACCACGGCCAGGAGCAGCTCGGCGCGCGGCTGAGCGGGTGGCACTGGTCGCGCACGCACGGCGCGCGGGACACGGTGGTGGACTACGTCCTGCCGGACGGCAGCGCGCCGGTGCAGGTGATCGCCGGGCCTCAGGGGGTGCAGTGCCGGCGGGGCAGTGGCACCCTGGCGCTGGAGACGCGGCGCACGGGCTGGGGGCTGCGCGTGCCGAAGCGCCTGCTGTCGAGCGCCCCGGTGGAGAGCGAGCCTCGGCTGCTGGAGTCCTCTCCCTTCTACGCCCGGGTGGAGGCGCGCCAGGGCGGGCTGGACACGCTGGGCGAGGTGGCGGACTTCCGCCGCTTCCACTCGCCGCTCATCCGCTGGATGGCGCACTTCCGCACGCGCAAGGAGGGCAGGCCATGA
- a CDS encoding lysophospholipid acyltransferase family protein: MIRAAKGGALGWLLDRYVDRKFRSAFRGLWVRGALPSGEEARLVYVNHSNWWDGFILHQLGQAAGWDAYCLMEEKNLRRYRFLSRIGAFSIRPGDAASSLESLRYARELLRRPRAAVCLFPEGELRPFGAFPLRLQRGVELLARAGRKQCVPVALRYAFLEHERPDVLVEVGTPHPPGPLEVFQENLDAAARRVAAATSLEGFRGLVRGGSGVAERWDAVRGLRV; this comes from the coding sequence GTGATTCGCGCGGCCAAAGGAGGAGCCCTCGGGTGGCTCCTGGATCGGTACGTGGACCGGAAGTTCCGGTCCGCCTTCCGAGGCCTGTGGGTGCGCGGCGCGCTGCCCTCGGGCGAGGAGGCCCGGCTCGTCTACGTGAACCACTCCAACTGGTGGGATGGCTTCATCCTGCACCAGCTGGGGCAGGCGGCGGGCTGGGACGCCTACTGCCTGATGGAGGAGAAGAACCTGCGGCGCTATCGCTTCCTGTCCCGCATCGGCGCCTTCAGCATCCGGCCGGGAGACGCTGCCTCCTCGCTGGAGTCGCTGCGCTACGCGCGGGAGCTGCTGCGGCGGCCTCGGGCGGCGGTGTGCCTCTTCCCGGAGGGAGAGCTGCGGCCCTTCGGGGCGTTCCCGCTGCGGCTCCAGCGGGGCGTGGAGCTGCTGGCGCGAGCCGGCAGGAAGCAGTGCGTGCCGGTGGCGCTGCGCTACGCCTTCCTCGAGCACGAGCGTCCGGACGTGCTGGTGGAGGTGGGCACGCCGCACCCGCCCGGCCCGCTGGAGGTGTTCCAGGAGAACCTGGACGCGGCGGCGCGGCGGGTGGCGGCGGCCACGAGCCTGGAGGGCTTCCGCGGCCTGGTGCGCGGGGGCAGCGGCGTGGCGGAGCGCTGGGACGCGGTGAGGGGGCTGCGGGTATGA
- a CDS encoding lycopene cyclase domain-containing protein, with protein MTYARFIGLFVVLPILFLLVRYRKTLSLRGLAPMGLLLIVVYVATTPWDNLAVKWGLWGFDPERIWGIKLGYLPLEEYLFFGLQTLLVGLWARARLARVLERKPQGPVISERQGAKPARASTEAEGPLAPREVSP; from the coding sequence ATGACGTACGCACGCTTCATTGGCCTGTTCGTGGTGCTGCCCATCCTCTTCCTGCTGGTGCGGTACCGGAAAACCCTCAGCCTTCGAGGCCTGGCCCCCATGGGGCTGCTGCTCATCGTCGTCTACGTCGCGACCACACCGTGGGACAATCTGGCCGTGAAGTGGGGACTGTGGGGCTTCGATCCGGAGCGCATCTGGGGCATCAAGCTCGGGTACCTGCCGCTGGAGGAGTACCTCTTCTTCGGGCTGCAGACCCTGCTGGTGGGGCTGTGGGCTCGGGCCCGCCTGGCGCGCGTGCTGGAGCGCAAGCCCCAGGGCCCTGTTATCTCCGAGCGGCAGGGGGCCAAGCCGGCAAGGGCCTCCACCGAGGCGGAGGGGCCGCTGGCGCCCAGGGAGGTCTCGCCATGA
- a CDS encoding MerR family transcriptional regulator codes for MAERTYRIHIAAELSGVRVELIRAWERRYGVLTPQRTPSGYRVYTDRDVALLKRLKQLTEEGVSISDAVKLLPQLQRELSGASEPQPSEVSASSLAAWRAAVLAAAESHDQAHVSAVLDEVLVALPAIKAFDEVLAPLQREVGDHWHEGRLTVVQEHLVSQVVRARMVSLLQVGPERESGQHAVLACFPEEEHEIGLMGAALRLRRAGFRVTLLGQRVPAAELGRLVAQLRPTLVGLSAVVDPGAAGFAATVAAVLQALPRDIPVWVGGAAALAHREACEQLGARVFTSQEDWRAFTAGPAVTEEEPPEP; via the coding sequence ATGGCTGAGCGCACCTACCGCATCCACATCGCCGCGGAGCTGTCGGGGGTCCGCGTGGAGCTCATCCGCGCGTGGGAGCGGCGCTACGGGGTGCTCACGCCCCAGCGCACGCCCTCGGGCTACCGCGTGTACACGGACAGGGACGTGGCGCTGCTCAAGCGGCTCAAGCAGCTCACCGAGGAAGGCGTCTCCATCAGCGACGCGGTGAAGCTGCTGCCCCAGCTCCAGCGGGAGCTGTCCGGGGCGAGCGAGCCGCAGCCCAGCGAGGTGAGCGCCTCGAGCCTGGCCGCCTGGCGGGCCGCGGTGCTCGCCGCGGCCGAGAGCCATGATCAGGCGCACGTGTCGGCCGTGCTGGACGAGGTGCTGGTGGCGCTGCCCGCCATCAAGGCCTTCGACGAGGTGCTGGCGCCGCTTCAGCGCGAGGTGGGCGACCACTGGCACGAGGGCCGGCTGACGGTGGTGCAGGAGCACCTGGTGTCCCAGGTGGTGCGGGCTCGGATGGTGAGCCTGCTGCAGGTCGGGCCGGAGCGCGAGAGCGGCCAGCACGCGGTGCTGGCGTGCTTCCCGGAGGAGGAGCACGAGATCGGCCTGATGGGAGCGGCGCTGCGGCTCAGGCGCGCGGGCTTCCGGGTGACGCTGCTGGGGCAGCGGGTGCCCGCGGCGGAGCTCGGCCGGCTGGTGGCCCAGCTGCGGCCCACCCTGGTGGGCCTGTCGGCGGTGGTGGATCCGGGCGCGGCCGGGTTCGCGGCGACCGTGGCCGCGGTGCTCCAGGCCCTGCCTCGAGACATCCCCGTCTGGGTGGGCGGCGCGGCGGCGCTGGCGCATCGCGAGGCGTGCGAGCAGCTGGGCGCCCGCGTCTTCACCTCTCAGGAGGACTGGCGGGCGTTCACGGCCGGGCCCGCCGTCACGGAGGAGGAGCCTCCGGAGCCATGA
- a CDS encoding YqjF family protein, translating to MADRDTIDRITPTLRPEGRPVMYQRWRTLLFLHWEVPAKVLAPLLPPGLTLDTHEGRALVGLVPFTMRGVRPAGLPAFSPLSDFHETNVRTYVHREGKDPGVWFFSLDAANRIAVRLARAWFKLPYHFARMELRHEGPWISYRSERLWPAPVPARCAVRCSPKGEAAASVPGTLQHFLVERYFLYTVHGGGLWRGQVHHPPYQVRGAEVEGLDESLLAAAGLTRPETPPLVHFSEGVDVDVFRLTRV from the coding sequence ATGGCGGACAGGGACACGATCGATCGCATCACACCGACGCTTCGCCCGGAGGGGCGCCCGGTGATGTATCAGCGCTGGCGCACGCTGCTCTTCCTCCACTGGGAGGTGCCGGCGAAGGTGCTCGCGCCGCTGCTGCCGCCGGGGCTGACGCTGGACACCCACGAGGGCAGGGCGCTCGTGGGGCTGGTGCCCTTCACCATGCGCGGGGTTCGGCCCGCGGGGCTGCCGGCGTTCTCTCCGCTGTCGGACTTCCACGAGACGAACGTGCGCACCTACGTGCACCGGGAGGGGAAGGATCCGGGGGTGTGGTTCTTCAGCCTGGATGCGGCCAACCGCATCGCCGTGAGGCTGGCGCGGGCCTGGTTCAAGCTGCCCTACCACTTCGCGCGCATGGAGCTGAGGCACGAGGGCCCGTGGATCTCCTATCGCTCGGAGCGGCTGTGGCCCGCTCCAGTGCCGGCCCGGTGCGCCGTGCGGTGCTCGCCGAAGGGGGAGGCCGCGGCCTCGGTGCCGGGCACGCTGCAGCACTTCCTGGTGGAGCGCTACTTCCTCTACACGGTGCACGGCGGCGGGCTGTGGCGCGGGCAGGTGCACCACCCGCCCTATCAGGTCCGCGGCGCCGAGGTGGAGGGGCTGGACGAGTCGCTGCTCGCGGCGGCGGGGCTCACCCGCCCCGAGACTCCGCCGCTGGTGCACTTCTCGGAAGGCGTGGACGTGGACGTGTTCCGCCTCACGCGCGTCTGA
- a CDS encoding serine/threonine-protein kinase encodes MGDSDDTYRIQGAKPQVPWNTEPGPPKVGDVPQYALAGEYLLKRLIASGGHGSVYEGEHRILGRRAAVKVLHSHLADQGEMLQRFVREARIVNQIRHPHVVDVYDFGMMPDGSPYFVMELLEGRTLSQLVHERGRMSAERALAYLEPVCGALEAAHRAGIVHRDLKASNVMVVEDGEQPRVKLLDFGIAKVIEPQAGQAGLTLAGQRLGTAFAMAPEQLRDGVISPATDVYALGVLLFQLVTGHYPFHSKDRLEMERLHLEAPPPRASASAPVSPAVDAVVLRCLEKEAERRYPSTEAFLTALREAVAGPGTPTAGGTTRQALAVHAEVDLADAEHDEEVVHSALAEVLDCLEQQLSATGFVLALQTGTALLGVRLLESTEPLPPDEARRLLEALRDLRRDTESLAAVVDAHVHLCVHVGPVEVRGEDASLEVLGGPVTELASWVLRVPNGLHLTPSAGQLLGLTVST; translated from the coding sequence ATGGGGGACTCAGACGACACCTACCGCATCCAGGGGGCAAAACCCCAGGTTCCCTGGAATACCGAGCCAGGCCCCCCCAAAGTCGGCGACGTCCCCCAGTACGCGCTCGCCGGAGAGTACCTGCTCAAGCGGCTCATCGCCTCGGGCGGCCACGGCAGCGTGTACGAGGGCGAGCACCGCATCCTCGGGCGGCGCGCGGCGGTGAAGGTGCTGCACTCGCACCTGGCGGACCAGGGGGAGATGCTCCAGCGCTTCGTGCGCGAGGCGCGCATCGTCAACCAGATCCGCCACCCCCACGTGGTGGACGTCTATGACTTCGGGATGATGCCGGATGGCAGCCCGTACTTCGTCATGGAGCTGCTGGAGGGCCGCACCCTCAGCCAGCTCGTCCACGAGCGCGGGCGGATGTCGGCCGAGCGAGCGCTCGCCTACCTGGAGCCCGTGTGCGGCGCGCTGGAGGCGGCCCACCGCGCCGGCATCGTCCACCGGGACTTGAAGGCCAGCAACGTGATGGTGGTGGAGGACGGGGAGCAGCCGCGCGTGAAGCTGCTGGACTTCGGCATCGCCAAGGTCATCGAGCCGCAGGCGGGCCAGGCCGGGCTGACGCTGGCCGGGCAGCGGCTGGGCACCGCCTTCGCCATGGCCCCCGAGCAGCTGCGCGACGGCGTCATCTCTCCGGCCACGGACGTGTACGCGCTGGGCGTGCTCCTGTTCCAGCTCGTCACCGGGCACTACCCCTTCCACTCCAAGGATCGGCTGGAGATGGAGCGGCTGCACCTGGAGGCCCCGCCCCCGCGCGCGAGCGCCTCCGCGCCGGTGTCCCCCGCGGTGGACGCGGTGGTGCTGCGCTGCCTGGAGAAGGAGGCCGAGCGGCGCTACCCGAGCACCGAGGCCTTCCTCACCGCGCTCAGGGAGGCGGTGGCGGGCCCTGGCACGCCGACGGCCGGGGGCACCACCCGCCAGGCGCTCGCGGTGCACGCCGAGGTGGACCTGGCCGACGCGGAGCATGACGAGGAGGTGGTGCACTCCGCGCTGGCCGAGGTGCTCGACTGCCTCGAGCAGCAGCTGAGCGCCACGGGCTTCGTGCTGGCGCTGCAGACGGGCACCGCGCTGCTGGGCGTCCGGCTGCTGGAGAGCACCGAGCCGCTGCCTCCCGACGAGGCCCGGCGGCTGCTCGAGGCGCTGCGCGACTTGCGCCGCGACACCGAGTCCCTGGCCGCCGTGGTGGACGCGCACGTCCACCTCTGTGTCCACGTGGGGCCCGTGGAGGTTCGCGGCGAGGACGCCTCCCTCGAGGTGCTGGGGGGCCCTGTCACGGAACTGGCCAGTTGGGTGCTCCGCGTGCCGAATGGGCTCCACCTGACGCCCAGCGCGGGACAGCTGCTGGGCCTGACTGTATCAACCTGA
- a CDS encoding tetratricopeptide repeat protein — MRRILLLPLVLACIEGCSCQEKPAQPSTAPDASTAQAQPPPLPVLPETTPQPPAIPEQAMRLHAQGRKQGEAGQFAEALKSFQQAREAAPSWPIPLYDIGLTYLHLEDDARALEVYEQLDTVVPHGLSDSKRILDSLRREKAGRVPPGTLREFLEVEQLKDPEEAHRRLEALTRKAPEFVPAWEALALSAEKLDEGERLVAKALSLEPDIDTRGQLLLRRASLLKRRREPEAARKQLQALIDDPNMPPRIVAEAREMLMAPEAPPP, encoded by the coding sequence ATGCGTCGCATCCTCCTCCTCCCGCTCGTCCTGGCCTGCATCGAAGGCTGCTCCTGCCAGGAGAAGCCCGCTCAGCCCTCCACGGCCCCCGACGCGAGCACGGCCCAGGCCCAGCCCCCGCCCCTCCCGGTGCTGCCCGAGACAACCCCCCAGCCGCCCGCCATCCCCGAGCAGGCGATGCGGCTGCACGCCCAGGGCCGCAAGCAGGGGGAGGCGGGCCAGTTCGCCGAGGCGCTGAAGTCCTTCCAGCAGGCGCGGGAGGCGGCCCCCAGCTGGCCCATCCCCCTCTATGACATCGGCCTCACCTACCTCCATCTCGAGGACGACGCCCGGGCGCTCGAGGTGTACGAGCAGCTGGACACGGTGGTGCCGCACGGCCTCTCGGACAGCAAGCGCATCCTCGACAGCCTGAGGAGGGAGAAGGCTGGCCGCGTGCCGCCAGGGACGCTGCGGGAGTTCCTCGAGGTGGAGCAGCTGAAGGACCCGGAGGAGGCCCACCGGCGGCTGGAGGCGCTGACGAGGAAGGCACCGGAGTTCGTGCCGGCCTGGGAGGCGCTCGCCCTGTCTGCGGAGAAGCTCGACGAGGGGGAGCGGCTGGTGGCCAAGGCGCTCTCGCTCGAGCCCGACATCGACACGCGAGGCCAGCTGCTCCTGCGCCGGGCGTCGCTGCTGAAGCGGCGCCGGGAGCCCGAGGCGGCCCGCAAGCAGCTCCAGGCGCTCATCGACGATCCCAACATGCCCCCGAGGATCGTCGCCGAGGCCCGGGAGATGCTCATGGCTCCGGAGGCTCCTCCTCCGTGA
- a CDS encoding MerR family transcriptional regulator codes for MTLRIRTIARLTGIREATLRAWERRYGFPRPNRSEHNNYRSYSREEVENIRRVAKLISEGLSVSEAIAQVKATPLQALPRDERFAERFWSAVMVLDADAARRVLDEAQASMEVEVYCNGLLLPLLREMGMRLDIAREHLASALIRQRLRTLLDADEPQGQGPRVVLACPARDHHEGGLLALGVHLKRRGWRVTMLGADTPAEALHSACTQLAPELVALSFVRSREPEEMTALLTEIMRACGSVQVVVGGVGAREHLKAIFSLGAQYAESADELIALWQLARGTLNRTRAPVNG; via the coding sequence ATGACGCTGCGCATCCGCACCATCGCCCGGCTGACGGGCATCCGCGAGGCCACGCTGCGCGCCTGGGAGCGCCGCTACGGCTTCCCGCGGCCCAACCGCAGCGAGCACAACAACTACCGCTCCTACTCGCGCGAGGAGGTGGAGAACATCCGCCGGGTGGCCAAGCTCATCTCGGAAGGCCTGTCGGTGAGCGAGGCCATCGCCCAGGTGAAGGCCACCCCGCTGCAGGCGCTGCCCCGGGACGAGCGCTTCGCCGAGCGCTTCTGGTCCGCCGTCATGGTGCTGGACGCGGACGCCGCGCGGCGCGTGCTGGACGAGGCGCAGGCCTCCATGGAGGTGGAGGTGTACTGCAACGGCCTGCTGCTGCCGCTGCTCCGGGAGATGGGGATGCGGCTGGACATCGCCCGCGAGCACCTGGCCTCGGCGCTCATCCGCCAGCGGCTGCGCACGCTGCTGGACGCCGACGAGCCCCAGGGCCAGGGGCCCCGGGTGGTGCTCGCCTGCCCGGCCCGGGATCATCACGAGGGCGGCCTGCTGGCGCTGGGCGTGCACCTCAAGCGCCGCGGCTGGCGCGTGACGATGCTGGGTGCGGATACACCCGCCGAGGCGCTTCACAGCGCGTGTACCCAGCTTGCACCGGAGTTGGTGGCCCTCTCCTTCGTGCGCAGCCGGGAGCCGGAGGAGATGACGGCCCTGCTGACGGAGATCATGCGCGCCTGCGGCTCCGTCCAGGTGGTGGTGGGAGGCGTGGGAGCGCGCGAGCATCTGAAGGCCATCTTTTCACTGGGGGCGCAGTATGCTGAGTCCGCCGATGAGCTCATTGCCTTGTGGCAGCTGGCTCGTGGGACCCTGAACCGGACTCGAGCCCCCGTGAATGGCTGA
- a CDS encoding 2OG-Fe(II) oxygenase codes for MTDFIEVHDGALEPRLCQDLIQRFNKSPHVQRGRTGHGVDVEKKDSYDLSINHAPDWGDMLKVLQDRAFPHLRGYLRKYLYTLIGALSPALKDPKTGKLVTLTEQNFAELGDPLLDTLIGGFYRYGTLNVQKYLKGSGGYPHWHSEIYPKDANCEQLHRVLAFQFYLNDVAEGGETEFYYQQRKVESKQGRMLIFPAGFTHTHRGNQPRSGDKYIVTSWVLFHRAEVIYRNTPPG; via the coding sequence ATGACCGACTTCATCGAGGTCCACGACGGTGCTCTCGAGCCGAGGCTCTGCCAGGACCTCATCCAGCGCTTCAACAAGAGCCCTCACGTGCAGCGAGGCCGCACCGGCCACGGCGTGGATGTCGAGAAGAAGGACAGCTACGACTTGTCCATCAACCACGCCCCGGACTGGGGAGACATGCTCAAGGTCCTGCAGGATCGCGCCTTCCCGCACCTGCGTGGCTACCTGCGCAAGTACCTCTACACGCTCATCGGCGCCCTCTCTCCGGCCCTCAAGGATCCGAAGACGGGCAAGCTGGTGACGCTCACCGAGCAGAACTTCGCCGAGCTGGGCGATCCGCTCCTGGACACGCTCATCGGCGGCTTCTACCGCTACGGCACCCTCAATGTTCAGAAGTACCTGAAGGGCTCGGGGGGCTATCCGCACTGGCACTCGGAGATCTACCCGAAGGACGCCAACTGCGAGCAGCTGCACCGGGTGCTGGCGTTCCAGTTCTACCTGAACGACGTGGCCGAGGGCGGCGAGACGGAGTTCTACTACCAGCAGCGCAAGGTGGAGTCGAAGCAGGGCCGCATGCTCATCTTCCCGGCCGGCTTCACCCACACCCACCGCGGCAACCAGCCGCGCTCGGGGGACAAGTACATCGTCACCTCCTGGGTCCTCTTCCACCGCGCCGAGGTCATCTACCGCAACACCCCGCCCGGGTAG
- a CDS encoding glycosyltransferase family 2 protein, translating into MSPLELLGLGWAAMATGFSSVALGRLLRARRRPVAGTRVPVLLLRPVDAPTERELENLSRPVDYAGELEQVVLSPYRPRLGPGVRWLPSDPPAPNRKVGHLLYALEVLPTQGRVVLAVDADVAVTGALVEALAAPVAAGAALSTAAPTPVGVRGLVAWAVSGLLRHSHHSFRALHAMSAGAKAVCGKALGLSPVAAEELRGLADHIGEDLELAKRLHARGQEVALAEEPALVPMEPMRSWRPAVERFTRWMQVLASHRPGLYPTVPLLFTPTLPLAALALGLGSWTVGAATGALVLVRTLLSWRLAVLTKSSPPLSLKAGGSPPPAAGEGGGGSAWLAVAGAWLLGEALLLAAFLRSTWQAGTVTWRGRTYALQRGGRMAPVWPELSGGPG; encoded by the coding sequence ATGAGCCCGCTGGAGCTGCTGGGCCTCGGCTGGGCGGCGATGGCGACGGGCTTCAGCTCCGTGGCGCTGGGGCGGCTGCTGCGCGCGCGGCGTCGGCCCGTGGCGGGCACGCGCGTGCCGGTGCTGCTGCTGAGGCCCGTGGACGCGCCGACCGAGCGGGAGCTGGAGAACCTCTCGCGCCCGGTGGACTACGCGGGCGAGCTGGAGCAGGTGGTGCTGTCGCCGTACCGGCCTCGGCTGGGGCCGGGAGTGCGGTGGCTGCCGAGCGATCCCCCCGCGCCGAACCGCAAGGTGGGGCACCTGCTGTACGCGCTGGAGGTGCTGCCCACGCAGGGCAGGGTGGTGCTGGCGGTGGACGCGGACGTGGCGGTGACGGGAGCGCTGGTGGAGGCGCTGGCGGCGCCCGTGGCGGCCGGAGCGGCGCTGAGCACGGCGGCGCCCACGCCGGTGGGCGTGCGCGGCCTCGTGGCCTGGGCGGTGTCCGGGCTGCTGCGGCACAGCCACCACAGCTTCCGGGCGCTGCACGCGATGAGCGCGGGTGCCAAGGCGGTGTGCGGCAAGGCGCTGGGGCTCTCGCCGGTGGCGGCGGAGGAGCTGCGGGGCCTGGCGGACCACATCGGCGAGGACCTGGAGCTGGCCAAGCGGCTGCACGCGCGCGGGCAGGAGGTGGCGCTGGCGGAGGAGCCGGCGCTGGTGCCCATGGAGCCGATGCGCTCCTGGCGCCCCGCCGTGGAGCGCTTCACCCGATGGATGCAGGTGCTGGCGAGCCACCGGCCGGGGCTCTACCCGACGGTGCCGCTGCTCTTCACCCCCACGCTGCCGCTGGCGGCGCTGGCGCTGGGGCTGGGCTCCTGGACGGTGGGGGCCGCGACGGGCGCGCTCGTGCTCGTGCGGACGCTGCTGTCCTGGAGGCTCGCGGTGTTGACGAAGTCCTCGCCCCCGCTCTCCCTCAAAGCAGGAGGTAGCCCCCCACCTGCGGCAGGGGAGGGTGGGGGCGGGAGCGCTTGGCTCGCCGTGGCGGGCGCCTGGCTGTTGGGCGAGGCGCTGCTGCTGGCGGCCTTCCTGCGCTCCACGTGGCAGGCGGGGACGGTGACGTGGCGTGGGCGCACCTACGCGCTCCAGCGAGGGGGACGGATGGCGCCCGTGTGGCCAGAGCTCAGTGGAGGTCCGGGATGA
- a CDS encoding lycopene cyclase domain-containing protein, whose product MMESRWAYLIHLMAWALPLILLQLVVLARHYKERTGAVLRAVLPPALLVGCYLAAADHLAISAGIWNFGEGKHLGVYVGVVPLEEVLFFVMTSLLVSLGLALFTAALGPKEVRAP is encoded by the coding sequence CTGATGGAGTCTCGCTGGGCCTACCTCATCCACCTGATGGCGTGGGCGCTGCCGCTCATCCTCCTGCAGCTCGTCGTGCTGGCGCGGCACTACAAGGAGCGCACGGGCGCGGTGCTGCGCGCGGTGCTCCCGCCGGCCCTCCTCGTCGGCTGCTACCTGGCGGCGGCGGACCACCTGGCCATCTCCGCGGGCATCTGGAATTTTGGAGAGGGCAAGCACCTGGGGGTGTATGTCGGCGTGGTGCCATTGGAGGAGGTGCTGTTCTTCGTGATGACGAGCCTGCTCGTGTCGCTCGGGCTGGCGCTGTTCACCGCGGCGTTGGGCCCGAAGGAGGTCCGGGCGCCGTGA
- a CDS encoding two-component system sensor histidine kinase NtrB, which produces MSVLSTPMVVLLLVLAAGMGLLLYFLFRRRIQRLEVDAQGMAEQVDRSQKQLRENEERFQTLVDRSPDALFIHREGHIVFHNPAAASLLGYERADELRGRKLVEFIQPTEEDVLTHPGDEQGVQEVHWTHREGRVVLSEVVTFTLVFEGQPARVSIVRDITERKHLREKLQTADRMAAIGSLAAGVAHEINNPLSFMLSNVRFVRDEVQALVDEADDRTRERLKEIQEALEETATGGDRVSEIVRDLRTFARGDDGKRGPVNVHSVLDLCGNIARSQLRHRAQLVKSYGEVPSIMASESRLGQLFLNLIINAAQAIPEGADAKMHEVRLTTWKQGEDQVVVEVKDTGVGIPPENLHRLFDPFFTTKPAGVGTGLGLSICRGIVVGLGGRITVESEPGRGTSFRVFLPVGDTSASSSG; this is translated from the coding sequence GTGAGCGTGCTGAGCACCCCCATGGTGGTGCTGTTGCTGGTGCTCGCCGCGGGGATGGGGCTGCTCCTCTACTTCCTGTTCCGGCGGCGCATCCAGCGGCTGGAGGTGGATGCCCAGGGCATGGCCGAGCAGGTCGACCGCAGCCAGAAGCAGCTGCGTGAGAACGAGGAGCGCTTCCAGACGCTGGTGGATCGCTCGCCGGACGCGCTCTTCATCCACCGGGAAGGGCACATCGTGTTCCACAACCCGGCGGCCGCCTCGCTGCTGGGGTACGAGCGCGCGGACGAGCTTCGGGGCCGCAAGCTGGTGGAGTTCATCCAGCCCACCGAGGAGGACGTGCTCACCCATCCCGGGGACGAGCAGGGCGTCCAGGAGGTCCACTGGACCCACCGCGAGGGGCGGGTGGTGCTGAGCGAGGTGGTGACCTTCACGCTGGTGTTCGAGGGCCAGCCCGCGCGGGTGTCCATCGTGCGCGACATCACCGAGCGCAAGCACCTGCGGGAGAAGCTGCAGACGGCGGACCGCATGGCGGCCATCGGCTCGCTGGCGGCGGGCGTGGCGCACGAGATCAACAACCCGCTGTCCTTCATGCTGAGCAACGTGCGCTTCGTGCGAGACGAGGTGCAGGCGCTGGTGGACGAGGCGGACGACCGGACGCGCGAGCGGCTCAAGGAGATTCAAGAGGCGTTGGAGGAGACGGCGACGGGAGGCGACCGCGTCAGCGAGATCGTCCGGGACCTGAGGACGTTCGCCCGGGGCGATGACGGCAAGCGCGGGCCGGTGAACGTGCACTCGGTGCTGGACCTGTGCGGCAACATCGCCCGGAGCCAGCTGCGCCACCGCGCGCAGCTGGTGAAGAGCTACGGCGAGGTGCCCTCCATCATGGCCAGCGAGTCCCGGCTGGGGCAGCTGTTCCTGAACCTCATCATCAACGCGGCGCAGGCCATCCCCGAGGGGGCGGACGCGAAGATGCACGAGGTGCGCCTCACCACGTGGAAGCAGGGCGAGGACCAGGTGGTGGTGGAGGTGAAGGACACGGGCGTGGGCATTCCTCCGGAGAACCTGCACCGGCTGTTCGATCCGTTCTTCACCACGAAGCCGGCGGGGGTGGGCACGGGGCTGGGGCTGTCCATCTGCCGAGGCATCGTGGTGGGCCTGGGTGGCCGCATCACCGTGGAGAGCGAGCCGGGGCGAGGCACCTCCTTCCGGGTGTTCCTGCCCGTGGGTGACACCTCGGCGTCCTCCAGCGGCTAG